The Couchioplanes caeruleus nucleotide sequence CTCCGCCGTGCTGTTCGCGGGCGTCACCGTGATCATCGCCCTGGCCGGCCTCTCCGTCGTCCGGATCCCGTTCCTGACCGTCATGGGCCTGGCCGCGGCCGGCACGGTGGCCGTCGCGGTGCTGGTCGCCGTCACGCTGCTGCCCGCGCTGCTCGGGTTCGCCGGTGACAAGGTGCTGCCGCGGCGGCTGCGCAACGGCCGTACGCCGCACGCGCTGGTCAAGGAGGGCTTCGGCTTCCGCTGGGCGCGCCTCGTGACGCGGCTGCGCGTACCCGTGATCCTGGCCGGCATCCTCGGCCTGGGCGCGCTCGCGATCCCGGCGGCCGACATGCGCCTGGCGCTGCCCGACGCGAGCGCGAGCGCGGAGGGCACCCCCGCCCGCGCGGCCGCGGACCTCATCACCGAGGGCTTCGGTCCGGGCTTCAACGGCCGGCTCGCGCTGGTGGTCAGCAGCGACTCGCCCGAGCAGACCGGCACCGCCGTGCAGGAGGTGGGTCAGGTCCTGCAGGGCACGCCCGGCCTGCTCGCGGTCGCACCGCCGAACCTCAGCCGGGACAAGCGGACCGCGCTGCTGGCGATCATCCCGCAGACGGGCCCGACCGACGCGGCCACCGAGACGCTGGTGAACACCGTGCGGGACAAGACGCGCGGGCTCAACGGCGCCGACGTCGCGCTGACCGGGCAGACCGCCGTCGGCATCGACGTCTCCGAGAAGCTGTCCGACGCCATGCCGGTGTACCTGCTGCTGGTCGTCGGCCTGTCGGTGCTGCTGCTCATGGTGGTGTTCCGCTCGATCCTGGTGCCGGTCAAGGCCGCGCTGGGTTTCCTGCTGACCGTCGGCGCCACCTTCGGCGTGACCGTGCTGGTGTTCCAGCAGGGCCACCTCGCCGGCCTGGTCGGCCTGTCCACGCCCGGCCCGCTGGTGAGTTTCCTGCCGATCCTGCTCATCGGCATCCTGTTCGGCCTCGCCATGGACTACGAGGTCTTCCTGGTCTCCCGGATGCGCGAGGACTACGTGCACGGCGCCGACGTGCAGGACGCGACGATCCTCGGCATGGGCCACGGCGCCCGGGTGGTCACCGCGGCCGCGCTCATCATGATCTCGGTCTTCGCGGGCTTCATCCTGCTCGACGACCCGGTGATCAAGTCGATGGGCTTCGCGCTGGCGATCGGCGTCGCGATCGACGCGTTCGTGGTCCGGATGACGATCGTGCCGGCCGTCATCTCGCTGCTCGGGCGCGCGTCCTGGTGGCTGCCCGGATGGCTGGACCGGCTGCTGCCGAACGTCGACATCGAGGGTGAAAAGTTGCGCCAGCAGCTCGATCAGCCCGGTGAGCGGGTGCCGGTCAGCGTCTGAACCGAGCAAGAACGACAGCTGAACCGTGCAAGCCGGGGCGTCCTCAGGGCGTCCCGGTTCTTCATTGCCGGATTGTTACCTGAGCGGCGATCTCGAAACTTGCGAATCATCTTCGGAGGGGAATAGGTTGCCGTCGGCAACAAACCAATGAAATACCCCTGACCCCTCCCGGAGGCATCCATGACGCTCGTGAGGTGGTGCGCGCGATGACAAACGCCCCCATCCTCCTGGAGATGCGTTCCATCACCAAGGAGTTCCCCGGCGTCAAGGCGCTCTCCGACGTCAACCTGGTGGTCCGGGCCGGCGAGATCCACGCCATCTGCGGTGAGAACGGCGCCGGCAAGTCGACGCTGATGAAGGTCCTCAGCGGCGTGTACCCGTACGGCACGTACACCGGCGACATCATCTACCAGGGCCAGCCCGCACGGTACTCGGACATCCGGCAGAGCGAGCACGCGGGCATCGTGATCATCCACCAGGAGCTCGCGCTCATCCCGGACATGTCGATCACCGAGAACATCTTCCTCGGCAACGAGCCGCGCAAGCGGGGCGCGATCGACTGGAAGGCGGCTCAGCGCCAGGCGGTCGAGCTGCTGGCCCGGGTCGGCCTGAACGAGGACCCCGACACCCTGATCAAGGACATCGGCGTCGGCAAGCAGCAGCTCGTCGAGATCGCCAAGGCCTTCGCCAAGGACGTCAAGCTGCTCATCCTCGACGAGCCGACCGCGGCGCTCAACGAGGCGGACTCGCAGCACCTGCTCGACCTGCTGCGCGGCTTCCGCGAGCGCGGCATCACCTCGATCATGATCTCGCACAAGCTCAACGAGATCGAGGCGATCGCCGACTCCATCACGATCCTGCGCGACGGCAAGACCGTCGAGACGCTCGACGTCGGCGCGGGCGGCGTGGACGAGGACCGCATCGTGCGCGGCATGGTCGGCCGGGAGCTCAGCAGCCGGTTCCCGGACCACACCCCGACGATCGGCGAGACCTTCTTCGAGGTGCGCGACTGGACGGTCCGGCACCCGATCTCCGCCGAGCGGCTGGTCTGCAAGGGCGAGAGCTTCCACGTCCGCCGCGGCGAGATCGTCGGCTTCGCCGGCCTCATGGGCGCCGGCCGTACCGAGCTGGCGATGAGCATCTTCGGCCGCTCGTACGGCGTCTACCTCGGCGGCCAGATCTTCAAGGACGGCGAGGAGATCCAGCTCAAGACCGTCGCCGACGCGATCCACCACGGCCTGGCGTACGTGAGCGAGGACCGCAAGGCGATCGGCCTCAACCTGCTCGACGACATCAAGACGTCGACGGTGGCCGCCAAGCTGTCCAAGATCACCAAGCGTGGCGTGCTCGACGAGGTCGCCGAGTACAAGGCGGCCGAGGCCTACCGCCGGGAGCTGCGCACCAAGGCGCCAACGGTGGACGAGGGCGTCTCCAAGCTCTCCGGCGGCAACCAGCAGAAGGTCGTCCTGGCGAAGTGGATGTTCACGGACCCCGACCTGCTGATCCTCGACGAGCCCACCCGCGGCATCGACGTGGGCGCGAAGTACGAGATCTACGGCATCATCCAGCGGCTCGCCGACCAGGGCAAGGGCGTCATCGTCATCTCCTCGGAGCTGCCCGAGCTGATCGGGCTCTGCGACCGCATCTACACCGTGTTCGAAGGCCAGATCACGGGTGACATCGCCCGCAGGGACGCGAACCCGGAGACCCTCATGAAGCAGATGACCTCGACGAAGAAGATGCAGACCCGATGAGCCGATTCAAGGACCTTCAGAAGAACCTGTTCGGGGGCACGACCTCCAACGCCCGCCAGTTCGGGATGATCTTCACGCTGGTGGCGATCGTCCTGCTGTTCCAGTTCCTCACCGCGCGCAACCTCGGTGTGAGCTTCGGTGACGGCCTGACCCTGCGGTCGGACAACCTGATCGCGCTGTTCCAGCAGAACTCCTACATCCTGATCCTGGCCATCGGCATGCTGATGGTGATCGTGGCCGGCCACATCGACCTGTCGGTCGGCTCGGTCGCCGCCTTCGTCGGCATCCTGGTCGCCAAGTCCATGTCGGACTGGTCGCTGCCCTGGCCGGTGGCGATCCTGTTCGGCCTTGTGATCGGCGCGGCCATCGGGGCGTGGCAGGGCTTCTGGGTCGCCTACGTCGGCGTGCCGGCGTTCATCGTGACCCTGGCCGGCATGCTGCTGTTCCGCGGCGCCAACCAGTTCGTCGGCAACGCCGACACGATCCCGGTGCCCCCGGGCTTCCAGAAGATCGGCGGCGGGTTCCTGCCCGAGGTCGGCCCGGACACCGGCTACAACAACCTGACGCTGCTGCTCGGCCTCGCCGCGTGCATCGCCGTGGTCTGGCGCGAGCTGCAGGCCCGCCGGACGCGCAAGGAGATGAACGCCGAGCCCGCGCCGATGTGGGTGTCGGTCATCCGGATGGCCATCATGGTCG carries:
- a CDS encoding MMPL family transporter → MATLLYRLGRASFRHRKLVVLLWLVLLAALGGSALAFKGATSSDFTMPGTESQRAIDALRQEFPEASGATGTIVVAAPQGRTLADPQLKTAVEGLAKEAATLPGVVGAVDPFTAKALSQDGRFGLVQVQFAERADAVTAAQRSAYEDSGAAAKAAGLRVEHGGEVMNAEPEVGGTEAIGVAIALVVLVVTFGSLVAAGMTMLNALIGVGAGMAGLFALSSVVSLTSTAPVLALMLGLAVGIDYSLFITSRHRQHLVEGAAPEDAAARAVGTAGSAVLFAGVTVIIALAGLSVVRIPFLTVMGLAAAGTVAVAVLVAVTLLPALLGFAGDKVLPRRLRNGRTPHALVKEGFGFRWARLVTRLRVPVILAGILGLGALAIPAADMRLALPDASASAEGTPARAAADLITEGFGPGFNGRLALVVSSDSPEQTGTAVQEVGQVLQGTPGLLAVAPPNLSRDKRTALLAIIPQTGPTDAATETLVNTVRDKTRGLNGADVALTGQTAVGIDVSEKLSDAMPVYLLLVVGLSVLLLMVVFRSILVPVKAALGFLLTVGATFGVTVLVFQQGHLAGLVGLSTPGPLVSFLPILLIGILFGLAMDYEVFLVSRMREDYVHGADVQDATILGMGHGARVVTAAALIMISVFAGFILLDDPVIKSMGFALAIGVAIDAFVVRMTIVPAVISLLGRASWWLPGWLDRLLPNVDIEGEKLRQQLDQPGERVPVSV
- the mmsA gene encoding multiple monosaccharide ABC transporter ATP-binding protein; the protein is MTNAPILLEMRSITKEFPGVKALSDVNLVVRAGEIHAICGENGAGKSTLMKVLSGVYPYGTYTGDIIYQGQPARYSDIRQSEHAGIVIIHQELALIPDMSITENIFLGNEPRKRGAIDWKAAQRQAVELLARVGLNEDPDTLIKDIGVGKQQLVEIAKAFAKDVKLLILDEPTAALNEADSQHLLDLLRGFRERGITSIMISHKLNEIEAIADSITILRDGKTVETLDVGAGGVDEDRIVRGMVGRELSSRFPDHTPTIGETFFEVRDWTVRHPISAERLVCKGESFHVRRGEIVGFAGLMGAGRTELAMSIFGRSYGVYLGGQIFKDGEEIQLKTVADAIHHGLAYVSEDRKAIGLNLLDDIKTSTVAAKLSKITKRGVLDEVAEYKAAEAYRRELRTKAPTVDEGVSKLSGGNQQKVVLAKWMFTDPDLLILDEPTRGIDVGAKYEIYGIIQRLADQGKGVIVISSELPELIGLCDRIYTVFEGQITGDIARRDANPETLMKQMTSTKKMQTR
- the mmsB gene encoding multiple monosaccharide ABC transporter permease, giving the protein MSRFKDLQKNLFGGTTSNARQFGMIFTLVAIVLLFQFLTARNLGVSFGDGLTLRSDNLIALFQQNSYILILAIGMLMVIVAGHIDLSVGSVAAFVGILVAKSMSDWSLPWPVAILFGLVIGAAIGAWQGFWVAYVGVPAFIVTLAGMLLFRGANQFVGNADTIPVPPGFQKIGGGFLPEVGPDTGYNNLTLLLGLAACIAVVWRELQARRTRKEMNAEPAPMWVSVIRMAIMVGVLVFVTLRFAGGRVGTSFPISGLILVVLIIAYGFYTRNTAGGRHIYAVGGNSRAAELSGVKLRRVNFFVMMNMSVLSALAGMIFVARSAASGPQDGLSWELDAIAAVFIGGAAVSGGIGTISGSIVGGLVMAVLNNGLQLLGVGTDRVQIIKGLVLLLAVALDVYNKSQGRFSIIGSITRPFRREAPAEPASSSATGSEPAKTTVAG